A region from the Aegilops tauschii subsp. strangulata cultivar AL8/78 chromosome 5, Aet v6.0, whole genome shotgun sequence genome encodes:
- the LOC120965002 gene encoding uncharacterized protein produces MLGRIGRTRCHNGLDAARVAVNKNKTAAPLDMNGGPSCYVSFILAAPPKGVSYLNVHWPEEQGSAVSPAYAYVRAADKDFVLFDISTPSQTDSYLVPPDLHPTAQSGDERYIVAELNVTGNPSMPAELCVFNSGTRKWKIIRKPQLQDQSNGGHFFDLRSIHHVLAFDSRFLCWVDYFSGVLLCDFSTIDSPALRFVPFPGENDYHNEVRVESYYPERYRSVSVSQGKMCFVHIDNDFHDRIYDRSRWIQLPERKRQQQTGQRITIWTLSSEFQWELHRVINLDCLWAQRGYEALGIPQRFPEFPFVSPDDPDVLCCLLREEEFRGKAWTIMVDMNHAYLRSCTPYCIKCADAECGGCVDDRYRFPPYVELLPTVFSKYLESPTTSKERKKKRKRKANRHT; encoded by the exons ATGCTGGGTCGCATCGGCCGTACGCGCTGCCACAACGGCCTAGACGCTGCTCGTGTGGCTGTTAACAAGAACAAGACCGCCGCTCCACTTGACATGAACGGCGGCCCCTCCTGCTACGTGTCCTTCATCCTCGCGGCCCCTCCAAAGGGAGTCTCCTACCTCAACGTCCATTGGCCGGAGGAACAAGGCTCAGCCGTCTCACCCGCCTATGCCTACGTCCGAGCAGCCGACAAGGATTTTGTCCTCTTCGACATCTCAACCCCGAGCCAGACTGACAGCTACCTCGTCCCGCCAGATCT GCATCCTACGGCTCAAAGCGGCGATGAACGCTACATCGTCGCCGAGCTCAATGTCACGGGCAATCCTTCCATGCCTGCCGAACTCTGCGTCTTCAACTCCGGGACTAGAAAGTGGAAAATCATCCGCAAGCCGCAGCTGCAGGACCAAAGCAATGGCGGCCACTTCTTCGACCTCAGGTCAATCCACCATGTGCTTGCTTTCGACAGCCGTTTCCTCTGCTGGGTCGACTACTTCAGCGGCGTCCTGCTATGTGACTTCTCCACCATAGACTCGCCGGCGCTCCGCTTCGTGCCATTCCCTGGAGAGAATGACTACCATAACGAGGTACGAGTCGAAAGCTACTACCCGGAGAGATACCGAAGCGTGTCCGTCAGCCAAGGTAAGATGTGCTTTGTCCACATTGACAATGACTTCCATGACAGAATCTACGATCGCTCCAGATGGATTCAGCTTCCTGAGAGAAAAAGGCAGCAGCAGACTGGCCAGAGAATCACCATTTGGACTCTGAGCTCCGAGTTCCAGTGGGAGCTGCACCGCGTGATCAACCTGGATTGTCTATGGGCGCAGCGTGGCTATGAAGCTCTGGGCATACCGCAACGTTTCCCCGAGTTCCCCTTCGTCAGCCCGGATGACCCCGATGTTCTGTGCTGCCTTTTGAGGGAGGAGGAATTTCGTGGTAAGGCGTGGACGATCATGGTTGACATGAACCATGCGTATCTGCGATCATGTACTCCATACTGTATTAAGTGTGCGGATGCGGAGTGTGGTGGGTGTGTGGATGACAGATACAGGTTTCCTCCATATGTCGAACTACTTCCAACTGTCTTCTCCAAATACCTTGAAAGCCCAACAACgtcgaaagaaagaaaaaagaaaagaaaaagaaaggctAACAGGCACACCTAG
- the LOC109741783 gene encoding uncharacterized protein — protein sequence MATGGAVEETVAFPDWVVLDRYGRTYCHDDLDSAREAANEKKTALNSSPAPATAVACSAKPEPPYRFPAYPYLRATHEDLVLFEISLPSQTCFDGDPSDLFVYTVAGPSPSVQRLPLYTEPREWPFLRSRKNTGILRLAGDRYIVADLRVYWKKKEGSDNYSVLAELCVFNSMTEKWELFLEMPAPQPQDQGNGGLFPILWTTKDVLAFDDRFLCWVNYLSGVLLCDFTDAASPVLNFVPFPGGQDYPDKQHIAMGLANYYRRLSISQGMMRFIDIDHGYQERVHVGWRQRLERGQGQQEPHPLKITIWTLKVMGAVGDPRFEWEVHRVINLDCLWAQRGYQALGMRPCLPEFPVVPADDPDALCCLLRDEKLLINRQLYGHCDADARAQPWMIMVDMNHAYLRSCAEYINQQPYGRPNESVNAKAVKVHENFFSNTLLLPAVFSKYLETPKGRLS from the exons ATGGCCACGGGAGGCGCGGTCGAGGAGACCGTTGCCTTCCCTGACTGGGTTGTGCTGGATCGCTACGGCCGCACGTACTGCCACGACGACCTAGACAGTGCTCGTGAGGCCGCCAACGAGAAGAAGACCGCCTTGAATTCGTCACCGGCACCGGCCACCGCTGTTGCTT GCTCAGCCAAACCCGAGCCCCCGTACCGCTTTCCCGCCTATCCCTACCTCCGGGCAACCCACGAGGACCTCGTCCTCTTCGAAATCTCCTTGCCGAGCCAGACGTGCTTCGACGGTGACCCATCAGATCTGTTCGTCTATACCGTCGCGGGTCCTTCCCCCTCGGTGCAGCGGCTCCCTCTGTACACTGAGCCCAGGGAATGGCCGTTCCTGAGGTCTAGAAAAAACACAGGCATCCTGCGGCTCGCCGGCGACCGATACATCGTTGCCGACCTTAGGGTCTACTGGAAAAAAAAGGAGGGCTCTGACAATTATTCCGTGCTTGCCGAACTCTGCGTCTTCAACTCCATGACTGAGAAGTGGGAACTCTTCCTCGAGATGCCCGCCCCGCAGCCGCAGGACCAGGGCAATGGCGGCCTGTTCCCCATCCTCTGGACAACCAAGGATGTGCTCGCTTTCGACGACCGGTTCCTCTGCTGGGTCAACTACTTGAGCGGCGTCCTGCTGTGCGATTTCACCGATGCAGCCTCCCCGGTGCTCAACTTCGTGCCTTTCCCCGGAGGACAAGATTACCCCGACAAGCAACACATTGCAATGGGCCTCGCGAATTATTACCGAAGATTGTCCATCAGCCAAGGCATGATGCGCTTCATCGACATTGACCATGGCTATCAGGAGAGAGTCCACGTTGGCTGGCGCCAGCGGCTCGAGAGAGGGCAAGGGCAGCAGGAGCCGCATCCCCTGAAGATCACCATCTGGACATTGAAAGTGATGGGGGCTGTTGGTGACCCCAGGTTCGAGTGGGAGGTGCATCGTGTGATCAACCTGGATTGTCTCTGGGCGCAACGTGGTTACCAAGCTCTGGGCATGCGTCCGTGTCTTCCCGAGTTCCCAGTCGTCCCCGCCGATGACCCGGATGCCCTGTGCTGCCTGTTGAGGGACGAGAAGCTACTTATCAATCGACAGCTCTATGGACACTGTGATGCTGATGCCCGGGCACAGCCGTGGATGATCATGGTTGACATGAACCATGCATATTTGCGGTCATGTGCTGAATACATCAATCAACAGCCCTACGGTCGTCCTAATGAGAGCGTGAATGCAAAAGCTGTGAAAGTTCACGAAAACTTCTTTTCCAATACGCTCCTACTTCCAGCTGTCTTCTCCAAATACCTTGAAACGCCAAAAGGTAGGCTCTCTTAA